One stretch of Chryseobacterium indologenes DNA includes these proteins:
- a CDS encoding TonB-dependent receptor plug domain-containing protein has translation MKKLSTAVLLLGTILVAAQEQEEKGKQIEDIIIVGNRNVKRTKLETPVPVDVINIDKVQRSSPQMTAQDLLNYVIPSFNSVRQSASDGTEHIDPVTLRGMGPDQVLVLLNGKRRHTTSLVNYQNTVGNGSVGTDLSTIPVIAIEKIEVLREGAAAQYGSDAIAGVINIILKKNAGASASLTYGLSGRNDGDTYQAGANYGTSLGKNDGFINLSLQLSHRGKTTRTQNHDLDIFGNNFAYEFADNPDVARRNDDDEIRKRGLTRDDFNFQIGDAQIRQGQLFFNSEYPLNENFKFYSFGGFSIKEGKGYGFRRLPNEDFNIVKEIYPNGFQAVLNSQIYDISYAVGAKYNVNDWQIDLSNTFGSNTFNYSVSNTNNASLGIKSPTRFYAGAHSFLQNTVNLDVSKKIKNFNIAFGGEFRFEQYQIKAGDQASYTQYDVNGNVAVEGSTVIGSGGSQSFIGFSPANALKKDRHSTAVYADLSYDLDKKLNIDAAARFENYSDFGSTLNGKLAVRYEFIKNYAVRAAVGTGFRAPSLQQQYFNNSFADISTSGERIVRKGIFNNDSQAAQVLGFDKLKQETSVNASAGFTLQPVKGLFITVDGYIIKVKDRIVITSNITDPRLSDPQVVGEGNAVESGRFFANAIDTETKGVDVVVSYDWRLAGGNLNINLAGNYTETKITDFHFPENLGTPQSEFFGPDQINIIETLSPKTKASLGLTYGIGKFSFLVRNTYFGKVIRDGYPFGEVQEFVPKVVTDVSVGYDITKNINFTVGANNVFDVFPDLQIYKNSYYGVFKYAPVQMGTLGSYFFGRLNFNF, from the coding sequence ATGAAAAAATTAAGTACAGCTGTATTACTGCTAGGGACAATTTTGGTCGCTGCCCAGGAGCAGGAGGAAAAAGGAAAACAAATCGAAGATATTATCATCGTCGGAAACCGTAACGTTAAAAGAACAAAACTGGAAACCCCGGTTCCTGTGGATGTTATCAATATCGATAAAGTTCAGAGATCATCTCCGCAAATGACGGCTCAGGATCTCCTGAACTATGTTATTCCTTCATTCAATTCCGTAAGACAATCTGCATCTGACGGAACAGAGCACATTGATCCTGTAACATTAAGAGGAATGGGGCCGGATCAGGTTTTAGTATTGCTTAATGGAAAAAGAAGACATACAACATCTCTTGTCAACTATCAGAATACTGTCGGAAACGGATCTGTGGGAACAGATTTAAGTACCATTCCTGTCATTGCTATTGAAAAAATAGAAGTGTTAAGAGAGGGTGCTGCTGCACAATATGGGTCTGATGCCATTGCTGGGGTTATCAATATTATTCTGAAAAAAAATGCAGGAGCTTCTGCAAGTTTAACCTATGGATTAAGCGGAAGAAATGACGGTGATACCTACCAGGCAGGCGCAAATTATGGAACTTCTCTTGGTAAAAATGATGGGTTTATCAACCTTTCATTACAATTAAGCCACAGAGGAAAGACTACCAGAACCCAAAATCATGATCTTGATATTTTCGGGAATAATTTCGCTTACGAATTTGCAGATAATCCAGATGTTGCAAGACGGAATGATGATGATGAGATCAGGAAAAGAGGATTAACAAGAGATGATTTTAACTTCCAGATTGGAGATGCTCAAATCAGACAGGGACAGTTGTTTTTCAATTCAGAATACCCTTTGAATGAAAACTTTAAATTCTATTCTTTTGGAGGTTTCAGTATTAAAGAAGGAAAAGGATATGGTTTCAGAAGGCTTCCCAATGAAGACTTTAATATTGTGAAAGAAATTTATCCCAACGGATTTCAGGCGGTTCTGAATTCTCAGATTTATGATATTTCTTATGCCGTAGGAGCAAAATATAATGTAAACGATTGGCAGATTGATCTTAGTAATACTTTCGGGAGTAATACTTTCAACTATAGCGTAAGCAATACCAATAACGCTTCTCTGGGGATCAAATCACCCACCCGTTTTTATGCAGGGGCCCACAGCTTCTTACAAAATACTGTTAATCTTGATGTTTCAAAAAAGATAAAAAACTTCAATATTGCATTCGGAGGAGAATTCAGATTTGAACAATACCAGATCAAAGCAGGCGATCAGGCATCTTATACCCAATATGATGTGAATGGTAATGTAGCGGTGGAAGGCTCTACAGTGATTGGATCCGGAGGTTCACAATCCTTCATTGGTTTTTCACCAGCTAATGCATTAAAAAAAGACAGACATTCAACAGCGGTATATGCTGATCTTTCCTATGATTTGGATAAAAAGCTGAATATAGATGCTGCTGCCAGATTTGAAAACTATTCAGACTTTGGAAGTACTCTGAACGGGAAACTGGCAGTAAGATATGAGTTTATAAAAAATTATGCAGTAAGAGCAGCGGTTGGAACTGGATTCAGGGCACCATCACTTCAGCAGCAGTATTTTAATAACTCTTTTGCCGATATCTCTACCTCTGGAGAGAGAATTGTAAGGAAAGGAATTTTTAATAATGATAGTCAAGCCGCACAGGTTCTGGGGTTTGATAAATTAAAACAGGAAACATCCGTTAATGCAAGCGCAGGATTTACTTTACAGCCCGTTAAAGGACTATTCATTACGGTAGACGGATACATTATTAAAGTAAAAGACAGAATTGTCATTACCAGCAATATTACTGATCCCAGATTATCTGACCCTCAAGTGGTAGGAGAAGGAAATGCGGTGGAAAGCGGCAGATTCTTTGCCAATGCCATTGATACGGAAACGAAAGGAGTAGATGTAGTAGTTTCTTATGACTGGAGGCTGGCAGGAGGAAACTTAAATATTAACCTTGCCGGAAATTACACCGAAACAAAAATTACAGATTTTCACTTTCCTGAAAACCTGGGAACCCCTCAAAGTGAATTTTTTGGCCCGGATCAGATCAATATTATAGAAACCCTTTCTCCTAAAACAAAAGCATCATTGGGGCTAACTTATGGAATAGGAAAATTCAGTTTTCTAGTGAGAAATACCTATTTTGGTAAAGTAATCAGAGATGGTTACCCTTTCGGAGAAGTTCAGGAGTTTGTACCAAAAGTAGTTACTGATGTAAGCGTAGGATATGATATCACAAAGAATATCAACTTTACAGTAGGAGCCAACAACGTATTTGATGTTTTCCCGGATCTTCAGATCTATAAAAATTCATATTATGGGGTATTTAAATATGCGCCGGTTCAGATGGGAACATTGGGAAGCTATTTCTTTGGAAGGCTTAATTTTAATTTTTAA
- a CDS encoding fumarate hydratase produces MEFRYQDPYPIQKDDTVYKKLTSDYVKVEKLGDREILTVDPKGLELLAEEAMADVSFMLRSSHLESLKRIIDDPEATDNDRFVAYNLLQNAAVAVEGALPSCQDTGTAIVMGKKGENVYTGVDDGEFLSRGIYNTYQKRNLRYSQVVPLTMFDEKNSGSNLPAQIDIYAKKGDYYEFLFLTKGGGSANKTFLYQKTKSLLNEKSLEEFVKERISDLGTAACPPYHLALVIGGTSAEANLAAVKKASAKYYDNLPTEGNEAGQAFRDLEWEAKVQKICQESAIGAQFGGKYLTHDVRVIRLPRHAASCPVGMGVSCSADRNIKGKITKDGIFLEQLEQDPKRFLPATPPHLEEAIEVDLNKPMPEILAELSKYPIKTRLKLNGTLIVARDIAHAKIKEIIDSGKPMPEYFKNHPIYYAGPAKTPEGMASGSFGPTTAGRMDVYVDEFQSHGGSMIMLAKGNRSKDVTDACNKYGGFYLGSIGGPAAILAKDNIVSVDVVDFPELGMEAVRKIEVKDFPAFIITDDKGNDFFADLAH; encoded by the coding sequence ATGGAATTTAGATATCAGGATCCGTATCCAATTCAGAAAGATGATACGGTGTATAAAAAGCTTACATCAGATTATGTAAAGGTTGAAAAACTGGGAGACAGAGAAATTTTAACTGTTGATCCAAAAGGATTGGAGTTATTGGCTGAAGAAGCTATGGCAGACGTTTCTTTCATGTTGCGTTCTTCACACCTTGAAAGCCTTAAAAGAATCATTGATGATCCTGAAGCTACCGACAATGACAGATTCGTTGCTTATAACTTATTACAAAATGCAGCTGTAGCAGTTGAAGGAGCGCTTCCTTCCTGCCAGGATACAGGAACAGCTATCGTAATGGGTAAAAAAGGAGAAAACGTATACACAGGAGTGGATGACGGTGAATTCTTAAGCCGTGGAATCTATAATACTTATCAAAAAAGAAACTTAAGATATTCTCAGGTTGTTCCTTTAACGATGTTTGATGAGAAAAACTCAGGATCAAACCTTCCGGCACAAATTGATATCTATGCTAAAAAAGGAGATTATTATGAATTCTTATTCTTAACAAAAGGAGGAGGTTCTGCTAACAAAACATTCCTTTATCAAAAGACAAAATCTTTATTGAATGAGAAATCTCTTGAAGAATTTGTTAAAGAAAGAATCTCAGACCTTGGGACAGCAGCTTGCCCGCCTTACCACTTAGCATTAGTGATTGGTGGAACATCTGCTGAAGCTAACCTTGCTGCAGTGAAGAAAGCTTCGGCAAAATATTATGACAATCTTCCAACAGAAGGAAACGAAGCTGGGCAGGCTTTCAGAGACCTTGAGTGGGAAGCTAAAGTTCAGAAAATCTGTCAGGAAAGTGCTATTGGAGCTCAGTTTGGCGGAAAATACCTTACTCACGACGTAAGAGTAATAAGATTGCCTAGACACGCAGCTTCTTGCCCGGTAGGAATGGGAGTATCATGTTCAGCAGATAGAAACATCAAAGGAAAAATTACCAAAGACGGTATCTTCCTTGAGCAACTGGAACAGGATCCGAAAAGATTCTTACCAGCTACACCGCCACACCTTGAAGAAGCAATTGAAGTTGATTTGAACAAGCCAATGCCTGAAATTCTGGCTGAGCTTTCAAAATATCCAATTAAGACAAGATTAAAATTAAACGGAACATTGATCGTAGCAAGAGATATTGCCCACGCGAAGATCAAAGAAATCATCGACAGTGGTAAGCCGATGCCGGAATATTTCAAAAATCACCCAATTTACTACGCAGGACCTGCAAAGACTCCGGAAGGAATGGCTTCAGGAAGTTTCGGACCTACAACAGCCGGAAGAATGGATGTTTATGTAGATGAATTCCAGAGCCATGGCGGAAGTATGATTATGCTGGCAAAAGGAAACAGAAGCAAAGATGTTACTGATGCTTGTAACAAATACGGAGGGTTCTATCTTGGATCTATTGGTGGACCTGCTGCTATTCTGGCAAAAGATAATATTGTATCTGTAGATGTAGTAGATTTTCCGGAATTAGGAATGGAAGCAGTAAGAAAAATTGAAGTAAAAGATTTCCCTGCGTTTATAATTACCGATGATAAAGGGAATGATTTCTTCGCAGATCTAGCCCACTAA
- a CDS encoding alpha-amylase family glycosyl hydrolase — MKKFYFVVLLFITTVVFGQINYTISPNPFNETEAVTLTVPGDQIDESAWGVTNNAIYIWSWSFDTNYQNSQDCPTNGSWNNSSDLNKLNYNIATDTYTLTLTPTAFFGRTGIGRFGFLLKDKTGSHQTSPDIFVNVGVLNLTLTNPAANSLTTVPAGNSINITATANVNASFQLKANGIVVNSSSTASQSYSYNYIVSQDADMELIATEGNSSKSIKFILQVSRNVVSEAIPNWIRQGINYDPVDPTKVGLALYAPHKSFVHVIGSFNNWAVNDTYLMKKDTTNPDLYWIELNGLTPQQLYTFQYRTNDLKKVADPYSPQILSSYDDQWISSSTYPNLPAFPAGQGFEVSTFKTAQLPYNWQVTNFQRPAKEDLVVYELLLRDFTQEKNWQSLINKISYLKNLKINAIELLPIMEFDGNLSWGYNTSFHYALDKAYGTPEKFKEFVDLCHQNGIAVILDVAFNHATGRSPLVRLWNVDPDGDGYGDVAPNNPYFNQVPKHSYNVFNDFNHSSPSTQYYVERCLQQWLKEYKIDGFRWDLTKGFTQNCSENDENCTNAYQQDRVDIMKNYADRQWALDPNSYMIFEHLGTDAEEQQWANYRVAEGKGVMLWNKQTDPYNQNTMGYKDNSNYDRMNHSLHGFTDMRAVGYGESHDEERLMFKNLAYGAVNGNYSVKNLNTALERMKTFGATFFTIPGPKMIWQFGELGYEFSINRCTDGTINNGCRTDEKPVAFTLGYDTDASRKAVYDTWAKIIDIRNTYPVFKSKTYSIESNNLANDPDGLITRIYVYDSTINGMKNVVVLANYSTAVQNVVPYFPYAGQWKNLMDDTISNISSTIAPITLQPGEFRIFGNYAGALSVSDVNAGNKLSLQIADNPIRNGSVKLIFNKAKNGEIMIFDMTGKKLNSFKLDKENGSYELKVNYPPGTYLVHLKSETGIAIQKMIVK; from the coding sequence ATGAAAAAATTCTATTTTGTTGTTTTGCTATTCATTACAACGGTTGTTTTCGGGCAGATTAACTACACAATTTCTCCCAATCCGTTTAATGAAACAGAAGCAGTTACCCTGACAGTTCCCGGTGATCAGATAGATGAATCGGCATGGGGAGTCACTAACAATGCAATTTATATCTGGTCATGGTCCTTTGACACTAATTACCAGAACAGTCAGGATTGTCCTACTAATGGAAGCTGGAACAATTCGAGTGATTTGAATAAACTTAATTACAATATCGCAACCGATACCTATACTCTAACATTAACGCCAACGGCTTTTTTCGGTAGAACAGGAATCGGAAGGTTTGGGTTTTTATTAAAGGATAAAACCGGATCACATCAGACTTCACCTGATATTTTCGTGAATGTAGGGGTTCTGAACCTCACCTTAACAAATCCTGCTGCAAATAGCCTTACAACAGTGCCAGCAGGGAATTCAATTAATATTACTGCAACAGCCAATGTGAATGCTAGTTTTCAGCTCAAAGCCAATGGTATTGTCGTAAACTCCAGCTCTACAGCCTCTCAGTCTTATTCATACAATTATATAGTATCTCAGGATGCTGACATGGAATTGATTGCCACTGAAGGGAACAGCTCAAAAAGTATCAAGTTTATCCTGCAGGTTTCCAGAAACGTAGTTTCAGAAGCGATTCCAAACTGGATCAGACAAGGTATAAATTATGATCCGGTAGACCCAACAAAGGTAGGGCTTGCTTTATATGCACCTCACAAAAGCTTCGTTCATGTAATCGGTAGTTTCAATAACTGGGCAGTGAATGATACGTATTTGATGAAAAAGGATACCACCAATCCGGATCTTTACTGGATTGAACTAAACGGATTAACTCCACAACAATTATATACCTTCCAGTACAGAACTAATGATTTGAAAAAAGTAGCTGATCCTTATTCGCCTCAGATTTTATCGTCCTATGATGACCAGTGGATTTCCTCTTCCACCTATCCTAATCTTCCGGCATTTCCGGCAGGACAGGGCTTTGAGGTTTCAACATTCAAAACAGCGCAGCTACCTTATAACTGGCAGGTAACCAATTTTCAGAGACCTGCAAAAGAAGATCTTGTAGTGTATGAACTCTTGCTGAGAGATTTTACACAGGAAAAAAACTGGCAGTCTTTGATTAATAAAATTTCTTATTTAAAAAACTTAAAGATTAATGCCATTGAATTGCTTCCTATCATGGAATTTGATGGGAATCTTTCCTGGGGTTACAATACTTCATTCCATTATGCATTAGATAAAGCGTACGGAACACCTGAAAAATTTAAAGAATTTGTTGATCTATGCCACCAGAACGGGATTGCTGTGATTCTGGATGTCGCTTTTAACCATGCAACAGGACGCTCTCCTTTGGTAAGACTTTGGAATGTAGATCCTGATGGCGACGGCTATGGTGATGTAGCCCCGAATAATCCTTATTTCAATCAGGTTCCGAAACATTCATACAATGTATTTAATGATTTTAACCATTCCAGTCCTTCAACTCAATATTACGTTGAAAGATGTCTTCAGCAATGGCTGAAAGAATATAAAATTGATGGCTTCCGTTGGGATTTGACAAAGGGTTTTACCCAAAATTGCTCTGAAAACGATGAAAACTGTACCAATGCTTACCAGCAGGACAGGGTAGATATTATGAAGAACTACGCAGACAGGCAGTGGGCACTTGATCCTAATTCCTATATGATATTTGAACATTTGGGAACGGATGCAGAAGAACAGCAATGGGCAAATTACAGAGTGGCAGAAGGAAAAGGTGTGATGCTTTGGAACAAACAGACTGATCCTTACAATCAAAATACGATGGGATATAAAGATAATAGCAATTATGACCGAATGAATCACAGTTTGCATGGCTTTACCGATATGCGCGCTGTAGGCTATGGAGAAAGTCATGATGAGGAAAGGCTAATGTTTAAAAATCTTGCTTATGGAGCAGTTAATGGAAACTATAGTGTAAAGAATTTGAATACTGCTTTGGAAAGGATGAAAACATTTGGAGCTACCTTCTTTACCATCCCCGGTCCGAAGATGATCTGGCAGTTTGGAGAGCTGGGCTATGAATTCAGTATCAACCGATGTACAGATGGAACTATCAATAATGGATGCAGAACCGATGAAAAACCTGTAGCATTTACTTTAGGATATGATACCGATGCCAGCAGAAAGGCTGTCTATGATACATGGGCAAAAATTATTGATATCAGAAATACCTATCCGGTATTCAAATCAAAAACTTACAGCATAGAATCAAACAATCTTGCCAATGATCCTGATGGATTGATTACAAGAATTTATGTATATGACAGTACAATTAATGGGATGAAAAATGTAGTAGTTCTTGCTAATTACTCCACTGCTGTACAAAATGTAGTTCCCTATTTCCCTTACGCTGGACAGTGGAAAAACCTGATGGATGATACTATCTCAAACATTAGCTCTACAATCGCTCCGATTACTTTACAACCTGGAGAGTTTAGGATTTTCGGAAACTATGCCGGTGCTCTATCAGTTTCAGATGTAAACGCTGGAAATAAATTATCACTTCAGATTGCAGACAACCCGATCAGAAATGGTTCTGTAAAGTTAATTTTTAATAAAGCCAAAAATGGAGAGATTATGATTTTTGATATGACAGGGAAAAAGCTCAATTCCTTTAAGCTGGATAAAGAAAACGGAAGCTATGAACTGAAGGTAAATTATCCACCGGGAACTTATCTGGTTCACCTGAAATCAGAAACCGGAATAGCAATTCAAAAGATGATCGTAAAATAA
- a CDS encoding T9SS type A sorting domain-containing protein, with product MIRDLYFAVRNLGIGILLLGANAFNAQQNCNNTNPGSNTGDLGCVTFTYQGQLVTYTTVRTADGNIWLQQNLGSERVAESIDDELSYGDLFQWGRWDDGHQLRTSSTASVPSVNAPNGLQGGLFITGSPAWWSTNGLNDKWVGKGFSEVGESVGIDPCKAIGDGWRLPTQADWADAVEVTGIHSPIKAYEGILKLPMAGFRSSSNGSFTSAGQKGYFWSSTATGIGGKYLYIGTTITNAAAGASRGQGSSVRCMKVESELGTSDMYLKKKAVEVFPNPVKGILTVKSTSLIEGIKIINAVGQSVEASFSDHQINMNMFPSGFYMLEIKLKSGESVVKKIMKN from the coding sequence ATGATTAGAGATTTATATTTTGCAGTAAGAAATCTGGGGATAGGAATATTGCTATTGGGAGCAAATGCATTCAATGCCCAGCAGAATTGTAATAATACAAATCCGGGGAGTAATACTGGAGATCTGGGATGTGTAACTTTCACGTACCAGGGACAATTAGTTACCTATACTACAGTAAGGACTGCTGATGGAAATATCTGGCTTCAGCAAAATCTTGGAAGTGAAAGAGTGGCAGAATCTATAGATGATGAGCTGTCTTACGGAGATTTGTTTCAGTGGGGACGATGGGATGATGGGCACCAATTAAGGACTTCATCAACAGCTTCTGTACCTTCAGTGAACGCTCCGAATGGTTTACAAGGAGGTCTTTTTATTACAGGATCTCCAGCATGGTGGTCAACTAATGGACTCAATGATAAATGGGTTGGTAAGGGCTTTTCAGAAGTAGGTGAGTCGGTTGGAATTGATCCATGTAAGGCTATAGGAGATGGATGGAGATTACCCACCCAGGCAGACTGGGCAGATGCTGTTGAAGTTACAGGAATTCACTCACCAATAAAAGCTTATGAAGGAATTTTAAAATTACCAATGGCTGGCTTCCGTAGTTCATCAAATGGAAGTTTTACCTCCGCAGGGCAAAAGGGATATTTCTGGAGTTCTACTGCTACTGGTATTGGAGGAAAATATCTGTACATAGGAACTACTATTACTAATGCTGCTGCAGGAGCTTCAAGAGGACAGGGCTCTTCAGTAAGATGTATGAAAGTAGAATCTGAGCTTGGTACTTCTGATATGTATTTAAAGAAAAAAGCTGTTGAGGTCTTTCCAAATCCTGTAAAAGGAATTCTTACCGTTAAAAGTACTTCTCTGATTGAAGGAATAAAAATTATTAATGCGGTTGGGCAAAGTGTAGAAGCTTCGTTTTCAGATCATCAGATCAATATGAATATGTTTCCTTCAGGTTTTTATATGCTAGAGATAAAATTAAAGAGCGGAGAGTCTGTGGTAAAGAAAATTATGAAAAATTAA
- the fumC gene encoding class II fumarate hydratase: protein MNYRIEKDTMGEVQVPADKFWGAQTERSRNNFKIGPEGSMPHEIIEAFAYLKKAAAYTNADLGVLSSEKRDMIAKVCDEILEGKLNDQFPLVIWQTGSGTQSNMNVNEVVSNRAHVNNGGTLGEKSEIHPNDDVNKSQSSNDTYPTAMHIAAYKKVVEVTIPAVEKLKNTLAEKSKAFKDVVKIGRTHLMDATPLTLGQEFSGYVAQLEFGLRALKNTLPHLSELALGGTAVGTGLNTPNGYDVKVAEYIAKFTNHPFITAENKFEALAAHDAIVESHGALKQLAVSLFKIAQDIRLLASGPRSGIGEIHIPENEPGSSIMPGKVNPTQNEAMTMVCAQVLGNDTTISFAGTQGNYELNVFKPVMAYNFLQSAQLIADACISFNDHCAVGIEPNHERIKELVDKSLMLVTALNPHIGYENAAKIAKTAHKNGTTLKEEAVNLGLLTAEQFDEWVKPEDMVGSLK, encoded by the coding sequence ATGAATTACAGAATAGAAAAAGACACCATGGGAGAAGTGCAGGTACCTGCAGATAAATTTTGGGGTGCACAGACCGAACGCTCAAGAAACAATTTCAAAATAGGTCCTGAAGGTTCTATGCCTCATGAGATCATTGAAGCTTTTGCTTATTTAAAAAAGGCAGCAGCTTATACCAATGCTGATCTGGGAGTTCTTTCCTCTGAAAAAAGAGATATGATCGCTAAGGTTTGTGATGAAATTCTTGAAGGGAAATTAAACGATCAGTTCCCTTTAGTAATCTGGCAAACCGGCTCAGGAACGCAATCTAATATGAATGTGAATGAAGTGGTTTCCAACCGTGCTCATGTGAATAATGGTGGAACTTTGGGTGAGAAATCTGAAATTCACCCAAACGATGATGTAAATAAATCACAATCATCTAACGACACCTATCCAACGGCAATGCATATTGCAGCCTATAAAAAAGTAGTAGAGGTTACCATTCCCGCTGTTGAAAAATTAAAAAACACTCTTGCTGAAAAATCCAAAGCGTTTAAAGATGTAGTAAAAATCGGAAGAACTCACTTGATGGATGCCACTCCATTAACTTTAGGGCAAGAGTTCTCCGGTTATGTTGCTCAATTGGAATTTGGATTAAGAGCTTTAAAAAATACCTTACCTCACCTTTCTGAACTGGCTTTGGGAGGTACCGCTGTAGGAACAGGCTTAAATACTCCTAATGGCTATGATGTAAAAGTTGCTGAATATATTGCAAAATTTACCAATCATCCATTTATTACTGCTGAAAATAAATTTGAAGCACTGGCAGCACACGATGCGATTGTTGAAAGCCACGGTGCATTAAAACAGCTTGCGGTTTCTTTATTCAAAATTGCTCAGGATATCAGGTTACTGGCATCTGGACCTCGTTCCGGAATCGGGGAAATTCATATCCCTGAAAATGAACCAGGATCATCTATCATGCCTGGAAAGGTAAACCCGACTCAAAATGAAGCCATGACAATGGTTTGCGCTCAGGTTTTAGGAAACGACACAACTATTTCTTTTGCAGGGACTCAGGGAAATTACGAACTGAATGTTTTCAAACCGGTAATGGCCTACAATTTCCTGCAGTCTGCACAGCTCATTGCTGATGCTTGTATATCATTTAACGATCACTGTGCGGTAGGTATTGAACCGAATCATGAGAGAATTAAAGAGCTTGTAGATAAATCTTTAATGCTTGTCACCGCTCTAAATCCCCATATTGGATACGAAAATGCGGCAAAAATTGCCAAAACTGCTCATAAAAATGGCACAACATTAAAAGAGGAGGCTGTTAATCTTGGACTTTTAACCGCTGAACAGTTTGATGAATGGGTAAAACCTGAAGATATGGTAGGGAGCCTGAAATAA
- a CDS encoding helix-turn-helix transcriptional regulator, which translates to MGNQQEKEVVFRSENIEISMQHSSASENTPKSYLAEAISSFNILFLLSPDIYLKAHDCDAQFLFKKNQYLLHYSSQKNRAELWTDSEERMKYIHIQLNYQYISNLINSETTKEGAEILENIIHNNFMFYQKYTPPNMTVEMHIILKEILAYPKKGVMQKLFTEAKIIKLLILIFEQFNEKNNPETVSKTPEMIKKFIDENYHRNIKAEEIGKLIGVNQNLIRKEFKTEYHITISHYISELRMLKARKLITDKNIMIKEIAIECGYEYLQNFTRAFKKKFGVPPEHLRNNK; encoded by the coding sequence ATGGGGAATCAACAGGAAAAAGAGGTCGTTTTCAGATCGGAAAATATTGAAATCAGTATGCAGCATTCATCTGCTTCTGAAAATACTCCCAAATCCTATCTGGCTGAGGCTATTTCAAGTTTCAATATTCTGTTCTTATTAAGTCCTGACATTTATTTGAAGGCTCATGATTGTGATGCACAATTCTTATTTAAAAAAAACCAATACCTTCTTCATTATTCATCACAGAAAAACAGGGCAGAATTATGGACTGACAGTGAAGAGCGTATGAAATATATACACATTCAGCTTAACTATCAATACATTTCAAACCTTATCAATTCGGAAACCACCAAAGAAGGAGCAGAAATCCTGGAGAATATAATCCATAATAACTTCATGTTTTACCAAAAATATACCCCTCCAAATATGACGGTTGAAATGCATATTATTTTAAAGGAGATTTTAGCCTATCCTAAAAAGGGAGTCATGCAGAAACTGTTTACCGAAGCAAAGATCATCAAACTTCTAATCCTCATTTTTGAACAGTTTAATGAAAAAAATAACCCGGAGACCGTTTCAAAAACACCGGAAATGATCAAAAAGTTTATTGATGAAAATTATCACCGGAATATTAAAGCAGAAGAAATCGGGAAGTTAATAGGGGTAAATCAAAACCTCATCAGGAAAGAATTCAAAACCGAATATCATATTACAATCAGTCATTATATTTCTGAGCTTAGAATGCTGAAAGCCAGAAAGCTTATTACAGACAAAAATATTATGATTAAAGAAATAGCCATTGAATGTGGTTATGAATATCTTCAAAATTTCACAAGAGCCTTTAAAAAGAAGTTTGGTGTACCTCCTGAACACCTGAGGAATAATAAATAG